The Panicum hallii strain FIL2 chromosome 9, PHallii_v3.1, whole genome shotgun sequence genome has a window encoding:
- the LOC112874021 gene encoding transmembrane protein 209: protein MGSQHGGGKARDKFSVYQNPSLTRALDSRSARPSVPVLIVLAVLPVASAASLLALSSREDQLAKFAGRAGISVPVAVFVFKMVEAVLGLVALFTLLAFFRALILYNGKKTLAKDEKVVLSERQLGLLGLKTAGSGVGMGEQAKRPPKTKPSTPSEPIVPIRSSSFSYTPSRLLGQSRIGSSHLSPGGERLTTAVQMSPSTPLQKSVSSPSTPWSRKSSGSAKGIQTEAMLDHFLASLDENIDKITDSETKTATPPATITSFGVATPVSLTTSTTPSGAARSTPLRPVRMSPGSHQKYSTPPKKGEGELPPPMSLEQTVEAFENLGVYPEIEQWRDCLRQWFSSVVMNPLVQKIKTSHTQVKQTTTTVGASVTVSQVGSDLPSTTTPGALSPLGGTKDWQPTVTVDEDGILNQLRSTLLHSRDAPVAQTFGSPQQPQQNPLLPAIQACIDAITEHQRLNTLMKGELIKGLLPQSSVRADYTVQRVQELAEGTCLKNYDYMGHGNGCGKSEKKWSSELPTDSHLVLYLFAAFLEHPKWMLHVDPTSYSGAQSSKNPLFLGVLPPKERFPEKYVALISGVPAIIHPGALILAVSKKSPPVFALYWDKKMQFSLQGRTALWDAILLLCHQIKIGYGGVVRGIHIGSSALNLLSVIDSDAET, encoded by the exons atggggtcccagcacggcggcggcaaggcgcgGGACAAGTTCTCCGTGTACCAGAATCCGTCCCTCACTCGCGCGCTTGACTCCCGCAGCGCCCGCCCCTCCGTCCCGGTCCTCATCGTCCTCGCGGTCTTACcggtcgcctccgccgcctccctcctcgCCCTCTCCTCCCG GGAGGATCAGCTCGCCAAGTTCGCCGGCCGAGCGGGTATCTCTGTCCCCGTTGCTG TTTTTGTCTTTAAGATGGTGGAGGCAGTGCTGGGTCTTGTTGCGCTTTTCACACTGCTGGCGTTCTTCAGGGCACTGATATTATACAATGGGAAGAAGACACTGGCTAAGGATGAAAAGGTTGTCTTGTCTGAACGCCAACTGGGGCTTCTTGGGTTAAAGACGGCAGGTTCTGGAGTTGGCATGGGTGAGCAAGCGAAAAGGCCTCCCAAGACGAAGCCGTCAACACCCTCGGAGCCGATTGTGCCTATCAGGAGCTCTTCGTTCAGCTACACACCATCTCGGCTTTTAGGGCAATCGAGGATTGGTTCCAGCCATTTGAGCCCTGGTGGTGAGAGACTGACCACGGCAGTGCAAATGTCACCTTCCACCCCATTGCAGAAGTCTGTCTCTTCCCCTTCAACTCCATGGTCAAGGAAAAGCTCAGGCAGCGCAAAGGGCATACAGACAGAGGCAATGTTGGATCACTTCTTGGCTAGCTTGGATGAAAATATTGACAAGATCACGGATTCAGAGACTAAAACTGCAACTCCTCCAGCaaccattacaagctttggtgttGCTACTCCTGTTTCACTCACGACATCAACCACCCCTTCTGGTGCTGCAAGGAGTACACCTTTGAGGCCTGTGAGAATGTCTCCTGGCTCCCATCAGAAGTACAGCACACCACCAAAAAAGGGTGAGGGTGAACTTCCACCTCCAATGTCCTTAGAGCAAACAGTGGAGGCCTTTGAGAATTTGGGTGTGTATCCTGAGATTGAGCAATGGCGAGATTGTCTCAGGCAGTGGTTCTCTTCAGTTGTGATGAATCCACTTGTACAAAAGATCAAAACAAGCCATACTCAG GTTAAGCAAACAACAACTACTGTTGGGGCTTCAGTTACTGTTAGCCAAGTTGGAAGCGATCTGCCAAGCACAACTACACCAGGCGCCTTATCCCCTCTTGGTGGGACTAAAGATTGGCAACCGACTGTCACAGTTGATGAAGATGGCATTCTTAACCAATTGCGCTCCACACTCCTACATTCTCGAGATGCTCCAGTTG CGCAAACTTTTGGCAGTCCACAACAGCCACAACAGAACCCCCTTCTTCCAGCTATTCAAGCATGTATCGATGCAATTACAGAGCATCAGAGGCTCAACACTCTGATGAAGGGAGAGTTGATAAAAGGCTTGCTGCCACAGAGCAGCGTCCGTGCTGATTACACTGTCCAGAGAGTTCAAG AACTTGCTGAAGGAACATGTTTGAAGAACTATGATTACATGGGTCATGGAAATGGCTGTGGTAAATCAGAGAAAAAGTGGAGCAGCGAGCTACCTACTGACTCGCACCTTGTACTGTACCTGTTTGCTGCTTTCCTTGAGCATCCAAAATGGATGCTTCATGTTGATCCTACCTCCTACTCTGGTGCCCAGTCTAGCAAAAATCCCTTATTTCTGGGAGTTCTTCCACCAAAAGAGAGGTTTCCGGAAAAATATGTTGCTCTGATATCAGGTGTTCCAGCAATTATTCACCCAGGGGCTCTTATACTGGCTGTGAGCAAGAAGAGTCCTCCAGTTTTTGCTTTATACTGGGACAAGAAGATGCAATTTTCTCTTCAG GGAAGAACAGCTCTGTGGGATGCCATTCTACTTCTTTGCCACCAAATAAAAATTGGATATGGTGGTGTGGTTAGAGGGATCCATATTGGTTCGTCTGCCTTGAACCTCCTGTCAGTTATTGATTCAGATGCGGAAACCTGA